One segment of Streptomyces sp. YIM 121038 DNA contains the following:
- a CDS encoding ABC transporter permease — MPLRVEAVRQLKRRRTLVMGGVLALLPLVLLLAFAIAGSPGGRNDRVTLMDTATASGVNFAATCLFVSAGFLLVIPVALFCGDTVASEAGWSSLRYLLAAPVPRARLLWSKLAVGLGLSAAAIALLPVVALAVGTLAYGWGPLEIPTGGVLEPGTAARRLAVVVAYVFASQLVTAGLAFWLSTKTDAPLGAVGGAVGLTIAGNVLDAVTALGGWRDFLPAHWQFAWADVFQPTPEWSGMLQGTAVSVTYALVLFALAFRGFAHKDVVS, encoded by the coding sequence CTGCCGCTGCGCGTCGAGGCCGTCCGCCAGCTCAAGCGGCGGCGCACGCTCGTCATGGGCGGCGTCCTCGCCCTGCTGCCCCTCGTGCTGCTCCTCGCGTTCGCGATCGCCGGTTCGCCGGGCGGCCGCAACGACCGGGTGACGCTGATGGACACGGCCACGGCCTCGGGCGTGAACTTCGCGGCGACGTGCCTGTTCGTGTCGGCCGGGTTCCTGCTGGTCATCCCCGTCGCGCTGTTCTGCGGGGACACCGTGGCCTCCGAGGCGGGCTGGTCGAGCCTGCGCTATCTGCTGGCCGCGCCCGTGCCCCGGGCCCGGCTGCTGTGGTCCAAGCTGGCGGTGGGGCTCGGCCTGAGCGCCGCCGCGATCGCACTGCTCCCGGTGGTGGCGCTCGCCGTCGGCACGCTCGCGTACGGCTGGGGGCCGCTGGAGATCCCGACCGGCGGCGTCCTCGAACCCGGCACGGCCGCGCGGCGCCTCGCCGTCGTCGTCGCGTACGTCTTCGCGTCCCAGCTGGTCACCGCGGGCCTCGCGTTCTGGCTCTCCACGAAGACGGACGCGCCGCTCGGCGCGGTCGGCGGCGCGGTCGGCCTGACGATCGCGGGCAACGTCCTGGACGCGGTGACCGCGCTCGGCGGCTGGCGCGACTTCCTGCCCGCGCACTGGCAGTTCGCCTGGGCGGACGTCTTCCAGCCGACCCCGGAGTGGTCGGGCATGCTCCAGGGCACCGCCGTCTCGGTGACGTACGCGCTGGTGCTCTTCGCCCTCGCGTTCCGCGGGTTCGCGCACAAGGACGTGGTGTCCTAG
- a CDS encoding TetR/AcrR family transcriptional regulator yields the protein MIDVAVQVFAKRGYHAASVDEIAELAGISKPMVYLYLDSKEGLFLACLRREADRLVTAFQGAAREAAASGPADARGRGARSGAAKPQGAPEVRLYAGLLAFFSFVAEHRDSWVVLHRQASELSETIAVAVADARRAVMAQVAELVRAGIEESATASQLSERDADFVAHALVGAADSLTDWMVRNPDQSPEGVTLRLMNMVWVGMGRVLEGEVWVPAHD from the coding sequence ATGATCGACGTGGCGGTCCAGGTCTTCGCCAAGCGGGGCTACCACGCCGCGTCGGTCGACGAGATCGCCGAACTGGCCGGGATCTCCAAGCCGATGGTGTACCTCTACCTCGACTCCAAGGAAGGCCTGTTCCTGGCCTGTCTGCGGCGGGAGGCCGACCGGCTGGTCACGGCGTTCCAGGGGGCGGCCCGGGAGGCGGCCGCGAGCGGCCCGGCCGACGCCCGGGGCCGGGGTGCGCGGTCGGGCGCGGCGAAGCCCCAGGGCGCCCCCGAAGTGCGCCTGTACGCCGGGCTCCTGGCCTTCTTCTCCTTCGTCGCCGAGCACCGCGACAGCTGGGTGGTGCTCCACCGGCAGGCGTCGGAGCTGAGCGAGACCATCGCGGTCGCCGTCGCCGACGCGCGCCGCGCGGTGATGGCGCAGGTCGCGGAGCTCGTCCGGGCGGGCATCGAGGAGAGCGCGACCGCTTCGCAACTCTCCGAAAGGGACGCCGATTTCGTGGCCCACGCCCTGGTGGGCGCCGCCGACTCGCTCACCGACTGGATGGTCCGCAACCCGGACCAGTCGCCGGAGGGCGTCACCCTGCGCCTGATGAACATGGTCTGGGTCGGGATGGGGCGGGTCCTGGAGGGGGAGGTCTGGGTCCCGGCCCACGACTGA
- a CDS encoding pyridoxal-phosphate dependent enzyme, whose translation MTSLAIGQRSLGDPSVRFPLWPPLTAGCPVTSTADVAYPVEVDYAYDQVPDGFFAPGAAAARPRGHERWAPLLPPLRAPSLAEGGTPLLPLEDGVWIKDESRNPTWSHKDRLNRITVSAAVGVGAPGVVVASSGNHGASAAAYAARAGLPCTVLTSPDVPPAVDAFLRAYGATVLHVPTDERWPLLRRVVERTGYHPVSNLTSAAHTGHGFGPEGYKTIAYEIHDELGTLPRAVFVPTGYGEMLFGVWKGFAELVRLGYGERVPRLYSCEPAAGGPLAAAVRDGAPAAHVPVGETAAYAIDCPVGGYRGVLALRGSGGAALLVTDEELVAARAELARGGVWAEVSAAAGLAGLRQLGRSGAGAVEGPVVCVSTSSGFKDRDLLAGP comes from the coding sequence ATGACATCCCTTGCCATCGGCCAGCGTTCGCTGGGTGACCCTTCCGTCCGCTTCCCGCTCTGGCCGCCGCTCACGGCGGGCTGTCCGGTCACGAGCACCGCCGACGTCGCGTACCCCGTAGAGGTCGACTACGCCTACGACCAGGTTCCCGACGGCTTCTTCGCGCCCGGGGCGGCCGCCGCGAGGCCGCGCGGGCACGAGCGCTGGGCGCCGCTCCTTCCGCCGCTGCGCGCCCCCTCCCTCGCCGAGGGCGGCACTCCGCTGCTCCCCTTGGAGGACGGCGTGTGGATCAAGGACGAGTCCCGCAATCCGACCTGGAGCCACAAGGACCGGCTCAACCGGATCACGGTGAGCGCGGCCGTCGGCGTCGGCGCCCCCGGTGTCGTCGTCGCCTCCTCCGGCAACCACGGCGCGTCGGCGGCCGCGTACGCCGCCCGGGCCGGTCTTCCGTGCACGGTCCTCACCTCGCCGGACGTGCCGCCCGCCGTCGACGCGTTCCTGCGCGCGTACGGCGCCACCGTGCTGCACGTGCCCACCGACGAGCGGTGGCCGCTGCTGCGCCGCGTCGTCGAGCGGACCGGCTACCACCCCGTCAGCAACCTCACGTCCGCCGCGCACACCGGGCACGGGTTCGGGCCTGAGGGCTACAAGACGATCGCCTACGAGATCCACGACGAACTCGGCACCCTCCCGCGCGCGGTGTTCGTGCCGACCGGGTACGGGGAGATGCTGTTCGGCGTCTGGAAGGGGTTCGCCGAGCTGGTGCGGCTCGGGTACGGGGAGCGGGTGCCGCGCCTGTACTCCTGCGAGCCCGCCGCGGGCGGGCCCCTCGCGGCCGCCGTGCGCGACGGGGCGCCCGCCGCGCACGTCCCCGTCGGGGAGACCGCCGCGTACGCCATCGACTGCCCGGTGGGCGGCTACCGGGGCGTGCTCGCGCTGCGCGGGAGCGGGGGCGCGGCGCTGCTCGTGACCGACGAGGAGCTGGTGGCCGCGCGGGCGGAGCTGGCGCGGGGCGGGGTGTGGGCGGAGGTGTCCGCGGCGGCGGGCCTCGCGGGCCTGCGCCAGCTCGGCCGCTCCGGGGCCGGGGCCGTGGAGGGGCCCGTGGTGTGCGTCTCCACGTCCAGCGGCTTCAAGGACCGGGACCTGTTGGCAGGCCCGTAG
- a CDS encoding alpha/beta fold hydrolase, with amino-acid sequence MDLRLPRAGAWKAALRAPRRTAAAAAVVVLAGAGTWTALASDEAPAVRRTDQTLAMGRGQGQEVRIDTSYFTAGDPGAKRPAVLVGHGFGGSKDDVREQAERLARDGYAVLTWSARGFGKSTGRIGLNDPKGEVADVSRLVDWLAKRPEVRLDKDGDPRVGVTGASYGGAVSLLAAGHDDRIDAVAPLMTYWNLADALFPKDVFKKQWAGMFLSAGGGCDKFEPKLCAMYERVAVAGKPDARARELLAGRSPAAVGDRVKVPALIVQGQRDSLFPLDQADAMARAIRGNHAPVAVDWTAGGHDGGDQETDRVAGRVTRWFDRYLKDDKGADTGPAFRVTRTGGIDSTDGAATLRGASADRYPGLGGGLREVPLTGRPQTFDNPAGAAPPAVSGLPGLGGAGGGGDGLSRLSSLGVGVSLDFPGQYAAFESKPLTEDLRITGAPAVRVRVKSDSADTVLFGKVYDVGPGGGRQQVLPAQLVAPVRIGGAVDGRTLDLRLPAVDHELKKGHRLRLVFAATDLGYASPAEPAAYTVALKSGLKVPTAPGVDTAAAPLPAWVWWLPPAGAAVAAALLLVGRRRVTAPAPDPGLADVPLQITGLSKRYAKSTERYAVRELSFRVEKGQVLGLLGPNGAGKTTTLRMLMGLIRPDAGEIRVFGQAIRPGAPVLSRVGAFVEGAGFLPHLSGRENLELYWRATGRPAGDAHLEEALEIAGLGDALARAVRTYSQGMRQRLAIAQAMLGLPDLLILDEPTNGLDPPQIREMREVMIRYAAGGRTVIVSSHLLAEVEQSCTHLVVMDRGRLVQAGPVDEIVGSGDTLLVGLAADIPDPLVEKVASLPGVASAARTEGGLLVRLDGGPAATGAALLPELVRLEVPVEALGPHRRLEDAFLTLIGGGAA; translated from the coding sequence ATGGATCTACGACTGCCCCGGGCCGGAGCCTGGAAGGCGGCGCTGCGCGCGCCGCGGCGGACGGCCGCCGCGGCGGCGGTTGTGGTGCTCGCGGGCGCGGGCACGTGGACGGCGCTCGCGTCCGACGAGGCACCCGCGGTGCGCCGCACGGACCAGACGCTCGCCATGGGCCGGGGCCAGGGGCAGGAGGTGCGGATCGACACCTCGTACTTCACCGCGGGCGACCCCGGCGCCAAGCGCCCCGCGGTGCTCGTCGGGCACGGCTTCGGCGGCAGCAAGGACGACGTGCGCGAGCAGGCCGAGCGCCTGGCCCGCGACGGGTACGCGGTCCTGACGTGGTCCGCGCGCGGCTTCGGCAAGTCCACCGGACGCATCGGGCTCAACGACCCGAAGGGCGAGGTCGCCGACGTGTCGCGGCTCGTCGACTGGCTGGCCAAGCGCCCCGAGGTCCGCCTCGACAAGGACGGCGACCCGCGCGTGGGCGTCACGGGCGCCTCGTACGGGGGCGCGGTCTCGCTGCTCGCGGCCGGGCACGACGACCGGATCGACGCCGTCGCCCCGCTGATGACGTACTGGAACCTGGCGGACGCGCTGTTCCCGAAGGACGTCTTCAAGAAGCAGTGGGCCGGGATGTTCCTGAGCGCGGGCGGCGGCTGCGACAAGTTCGAGCCGAAGCTGTGCGCGATGTACGAGCGCGTGGCGGTCGCGGGCAAGCCCGACGCGCGGGCGCGCGAGCTGCTCGCGGGGCGCAGCCCGGCCGCCGTCGGGGACCGGGTCAAGGTGCCCGCCCTGATCGTGCAGGGCCAGCGGGACTCGCTGTTCCCGCTCGACCAGGCCGACGCGATGGCCAGGGCGATCCGCGGCAACCACGCGCCCGTGGCGGTCGACTGGACCGCGGGCGGCCACGACGGCGGCGACCAGGAGACCGACCGGGTCGCGGGCCGGGTCACGCGGTGGTTCGACCGCTATCTCAAGGACGACAAGGGCGCCGACACGGGCCCCGCCTTCCGCGTCACCCGCACCGGAGGCATCGATTCCACGGACGGCGCGGCGACGCTGCGCGGCGCGAGCGCCGACCGCTACCCGGGGCTGGGCGGCGGACTGCGCGAGGTCCCGCTCACCGGGCGCCCGCAGACCTTCGACAACCCCGCGGGCGCCGCGCCGCCCGCCGTCTCGGGGCTGCCGGGCCTCGGCGGCGCGGGCGGCGGGGGCGACGGCCTGAGCCGCCTGTCCTCGCTGGGCGTCGGCGTCTCCCTCGACTTCCCCGGGCAGTACGCCGCCTTCGAGTCGAAGCCGCTCACCGAGGACCTGCGGATCACCGGCGCCCCCGCCGTGCGGGTGCGGGTGAAGTCAGACAGCGCGGACACCGTGCTCTTCGGCAAGGTCTACGACGTGGGGCCCGGCGGCGGCCGCCAGCAGGTGCTGCCCGCGCAGCTCGTCGCCCCGGTGCGGATCGGCGGCGCCGTGGACGGCAGGACCCTCGACCTGCGGCTGCCCGCCGTCGACCACGAGCTGAAGAAGGGCCACCGGCTGCGCCTGGTGTTCGCCGCCACCGACCTGGGCTACGCCTCACCGGCCGAACCGGCCGCGTACACGGTGGCGTTGAAGAGCGGCCTGAAGGTCCCGACGGCCCCCGGCGTGGACACGGCCGCGGCCCCGCTGCCCGCCTGGGTGTGGTGGCTGCCGCCGGCCGGCGCCGCCGTGGCGGCCGCCCTGCTCCTGGTCGGCCGCAGACGCGTCACGGCGCCCGCCCCCGACCCCGGCCTCGCCGACGTGCCGCTCCAGATCACCGGCCTGAGCAAGCGGTACGCGAAGTCCACCGAGCGGTACGCGGTCCGCGAGCTGTCCTTCCGCGTCGAGAAGGGCCAGGTCCTCGGCCTCCTCGGGCCCAACGGCGCGGGCAAGACCACCACCCTGCGCATGCTCATGGGCCTCATCCGCCCGGACGCGGGCGAGATCCGCGTCTTCGGGCAGGCCATCAGGCCCGGCGCGCCCGTCCTGTCCCGGGTCGGCGCGTTCGTCGAGGGCGCCGGATTCCTGCCGCACCTGTCCGGCCGGGAGAACCTGGAGCTGTACTGGCGCGCCACCGGCCGCCCCGCGGGGGACGCGCACCTGGAGGAGGCCCTGGAGATCGCCGGGCTCGGCGACGCCCTCGCCCGCGCCGTGCGGACGTACTCCCAGGGCATGCGCCAGCGCCTGGCCATCGCCCAGGCCATGCTGGGCCTGCCGGACCTGCTGATCCTGGACGAGCCGACGAACGGCCTCGACCCGCCCCAGATCCGCGAGATGCGCGAGGTGATGATCCGGTACGCGGCGGGCGGCCGCACGGTCATCGTCTCCAGCCACCTCCTCGCCGAGGTCGAGCAGTCCTGCACGCACCTGGTCGTCATGGACCGGGGCCGCCTCGTGCAGGCGGGCCCGGTCGACGAGATCGTCGGCTCCGGGGACACGCTCCTGGTCGGGCTCGCGGCGGACATCCCCGACCCGCTCGTCGAGAAGGTGGCCTCGCTTCCGGGCGTGGCGTCGGCGGCCCGCACCGAAGGCGGGCTCCTGGTGCGGCTCGACGGCGGCCCGGCGGCCACGGGGGCGGCGCTCCTGCCCGAACTGGTCCGCCTGGAGGTGCCCGTGGAGGCGCTCGGCCCGCACCGGCGCCTGGAAGACGCGTTCTTGACCCTGATCGGAGGAGGTGCGGCGTGA
- a CDS encoding SCP2 sterol-binding domain-containing protein, producing the protein MGTDKAGGIAGLDFASVTPAEFARIVKGLSGKELTEIATDAPLRARVLREVFRRMEQQFRPEAAGSLEALIRWQVTGSGGVGDAVYETDIAEGACVVREGGSAAEPRVTLVMGDAEFLKLVSGNAHPVTLFMTRKLKVVGDVALAAGLTRYFDIPKA; encoded by the coding sequence ATGGGGACGGACAAGGCCGGGGGAATCGCGGGGCTCGACTTCGCCAGTGTGACGCCCGCTGAGTTCGCGCGGATCGTCAAGGGCCTCTCCGGCAAGGAGCTCACCGAGATCGCCACGGACGCCCCGCTGCGCGCCCGCGTCCTGCGGGAGGTGTTCAGGCGCATGGAGCAGCAGTTCAGACCGGAGGCCGCGGGCTCCCTGGAGGCGCTGATCCGCTGGCAGGTCACCGGGAGCGGGGGCGTCGGGGACGCGGTGTACGAGACGGACATCGCGGAGGGCGCGTGCGTGGTGCGCGAGGGGGGCTCGGCCGCGGAGCCGCGGGTCACGCTGGTGATGGGCGACGCGGAGTTCCTGAAGCTGGTGTCCGGCAACGCGCATCCCGTCACGCTGTTCATGACCCGCAAGCTCAAGGTCGTGGGGGACGTGGCGCTGGCCGCGGGGCTCACCCGGTACTTCGACATCCCCAAGGCGTGA
- a CDS encoding APC family permease produces MTETLHTPPQSAAAPAAAGAPGTPAAPRKLKRSIGVGGGTLLTLSCVTPASTLFVVVPDLFSTLGTATTLTIAIGALLCVGVAFCYSELGTLIPSAGGEYAMVSTMAGRLAGWLVFVLSLLVVMIVPPVIAMGTADYLAPLVRIEPAYAGAGVMLLATLAGLLDLRANAWITGIFLVLEVVAAAVVAVLGFAHAERGAGSLVDLSVASGSGDGTKTVTAMLIVSGLAIALFVTQGFSTAVYLSEEMENPRRNVARTVLLTLGISAVVLLVPVAAITLGAPDLAALTGGDIGAMVTAWSSSGVGTFISLCVALAIINAGIVMVIQNSRVLFASARDKAWPEPVNAVLSRLGGRFGSPWVATLLVGVPGAALCFVNLDTLYGVTGVSVTGMYLLVAVAALLARRGSHGAAPAWRMPLWPGIPVVLIAVLAYVLSQQEARYLLWTGGIVAVATVYWACYLRPRTATRWLVTVPE; encoded by the coding sequence ATGACCGAAACGCTGCACACGCCGCCGCAGTCCGCGGCCGCCCCCGCGGCGGCGGGAGCCCCCGGGACCCCGGCTGCTCCCCGCAAGCTGAAGCGGTCCATCGGCGTCGGCGGCGGCACCCTGCTCACGCTGTCCTGCGTGACGCCCGCGTCCACGCTGTTCGTGGTCGTGCCCGACCTGTTCTCCACGCTCGGCACCGCCACCACCCTCACCATCGCGATCGGCGCGCTGCTCTGCGTGGGCGTCGCCTTCTGCTACTCCGAGCTCGGCACGCTGATCCCCAGCGCGGGCGGCGAGTACGCGATGGTCTCCACGATGGCCGGACGGCTCGCGGGCTGGCTCGTGTTCGTGCTCTCGCTGCTCGTCGTGATGATCGTGCCGCCCGTGATCGCCATGGGCACGGCCGACTACCTCGCGCCCCTGGTCAGGATCGAACCCGCCTACGCGGGCGCGGGCGTGATGCTCCTCGCCACCCTCGCGGGCCTGCTCGACCTGCGGGCCAACGCCTGGATCACCGGGATCTTCCTGGTCCTCGAAGTGGTCGCGGCCGCCGTCGTGGCCGTCCTCGGCTTCGCCCACGCCGAGCGCGGCGCGGGCAGCCTCGTCGACCTCAGCGTGGCGAGCGGCTCCGGAGACGGCACCAAGACCGTCACCGCGATGCTGATCGTCTCCGGGCTCGCCATCGCGCTCTTCGTCACCCAGGGCTTCTCCACGGCCGTCTACCTCTCCGAGGAGATGGAGAACCCGCGCCGCAACGTGGCCCGCACCGTGCTGCTCACCCTCGGCATCTCGGCGGTCGTCCTGCTCGTGCCCGTCGCCGCGATCACCCTGGGGGCGCCGGACCTGGCCGCCCTCACCGGCGGCGACATCGGCGCGATGGTCACCGCCTGGTCCAGCTCCGGCGTCGGCACCTTCATCAGCCTCTGCGTGGCCCTCGCCATCATCAACGCCGGCATCGTCATGGTCATCCAGAACTCCCGCGTCCTGTTCGCCTCCGCGCGCGACAAGGCCTGGCCCGAGCCCGTCAACGCGGTCCTGTCCCGGCTCGGCGGCCGCTTCGGCTCCCCGTGGGTCGCCACCCTCCTGGTCGGCGTCCCCGGCGCCGCGCTCTGCTTCGTGAACCTCGACACCCTGTACGGCGTCACCGGCGTGTCCGTGACCGGCATGTACCTGCTCGTCGCGGTGGCCGCGCTGCTCGCCCGCCGGGGCAGCCACGGGGCCGCTCCCGCGTGGCGGATGCCGCTGTGGCCCGGGATCCCGGTGGTGCTCATCGCGGTCCTCGCGTACGTCCTCAGCCAGCAGGAGGCGCGGTACCTCCTGTGGACCGGCGGCATCGTGGCCGTCGCGACGGTGTACTGGGCCTGCTACCTGCGGCCGCGGACGGCCACGCGCTGGCTGGTGACGGTGCCGGAGTAG
- a CDS encoding AMP-dependent synthetase/ligase: MGVRKDLKKARRHPGLAGRAEVDLVRDEHGVVREARVPALAPEATHGSTADIPFTNAAEAPDAVVLRRKEAGRWRPVTAAAFAREVTAAVKGLIAAGLAPGGRVALMSRTRYEWAVLDFAVWAAGGQTVPVYPTSSAAQIEWIVRDSGASLLFAESPANAATARDATAGLDVPPAVRTIDDGAVLELAERGQEVSDEEVAKRRAALTPDTIATLCYTSGTTGRPKGCVLTHGNLHAEAANTVDLLYPVFKAITGQRAATLLFLPLAHILGRSIQIACMLARIELGHCPSIKPDDLRPELRAFRPTFVVGVPYLFEKIHDTGRATAERIGRGASFDRAERIGVRFAEAHLNGFLGTGPGPSVGLRAGWALYDLLVYRRIRKEVGGRLRYAISGGSPLDRQLNLFFYAAGIVIYEGYGLTETTAAATIIPPLRPRPGTVGLPVPGTAVRIADDGEVLIKGGIVFTSYWNDRDATDAVLTGDWFATGDLGALDEDGYLTITGRKKDIIVTSGGKNVSPAVLEDRLRGRALVGQCLVVGDNRSYVGALITLDPEAVAHWLAVRKHPAGTPLAELRRDPKLLADLQKAVDHANEAVSRAESIRRFAVVEGEFSEENGLLTPSLKIKRRAVEQAYAQEIEALYRS; encoded by the coding sequence ATGGGCGTACGCAAGGACTTGAAGAAGGCGCGGCGTCACCCCGGTCTCGCCGGGCGTGCCGAGGTCGACCTCGTCCGGGACGAGCACGGCGTGGTGCGCGAGGCCCGCGTCCCCGCCCTCGCCCCGGAGGCCACGCACGGCAGCACGGCCGACATCCCCTTCACCAACGCCGCCGAGGCCCCCGACGCCGTGGTGCTGCGCCGCAAGGAGGCGGGCCGGTGGCGGCCCGTGACGGCCGCGGCCTTCGCCCGCGAGGTCACCGCGGCCGTGAAGGGCCTGATCGCGGCGGGGCTCGCGCCGGGCGGCAGGGTCGCCCTGATGTCCCGTACGCGCTACGAGTGGGCGGTGCTGGACTTCGCCGTCTGGGCGGCGGGCGGCCAGACCGTGCCCGTCTACCCGACGTCGTCGGCCGCGCAGATCGAGTGGATCGTACGGGACTCCGGCGCGAGCCTGCTCTTCGCCGAGTCTCCGGCGAACGCCGCGACGGCACGGGACGCCACCGCGGGCCTCGACGTGCCCCCGGCCGTCCGGACGATCGACGACGGCGCGGTCCTCGAACTCGCCGAGCGGGGGCAGGAGGTGAGCGACGAGGAGGTCGCCAAGCGGCGCGCGGCGCTCACCCCCGACACCATCGCCACCCTCTGCTACACGTCCGGCACCACGGGGCGTCCCAAGGGCTGCGTCCTCACCCACGGCAATCTGCACGCCGAGGCGGCCAACACCGTCGACCTGCTGTACCCGGTCTTCAAGGCGATCACCGGCCAACGGGCCGCCACGCTGCTCTTCCTGCCGCTCGCCCACATCCTGGGCCGCAGCATCCAGATCGCCTGCATGCTCGCCCGCATCGAACTCGGCCACTGTCCGAGCATCAAGCCGGACGATCTTCGGCCCGAACTGCGCGCCTTCAGACCGACGTTCGTCGTCGGGGTGCCGTACCTCTTCGAGAAGATCCACGACACCGGGCGCGCGACCGCCGAACGCATCGGCAGGGGCGCCTCCTTCGACCGCGCGGAGCGGATCGGCGTGCGCTTCGCCGAGGCGCATCTGAACGGGTTCCTCGGCACCGGACCCGGCCCGTCCGTCGGACTCCGCGCCGGCTGGGCGCTGTACGACCTGCTCGTCTACCGGCGCATCCGCAAGGAGGTCGGCGGCCGTCTGCGCTACGCCATCAGCGGCGGCTCCCCGCTCGACCGACAGCTCAACCTGTTCTTCTACGCTGCCGGAATCGTCATCTACGAAGGCTACGGTCTCACCGAGACCACCGCGGCCGCCACGATCATCCCGCCGCTGCGGCCGCGCCCCGGAACCGTCGGCCTGCCGGTGCCCGGCACCGCGGTGCGCATCGCGGACGACGGCGAGGTGCTCATCAAGGGCGGCATCGTCTTCACCTCGTACTGGAACGACCGGGACGCCACCGACGCCGTCCTCACCGGCGACTGGTTCGCCACCGGCGACCTGGGCGCCCTAGACGAGGACGGCTACCTCACCATCACCGGCCGCAAGAAGGACATCATCGTCACCAGCGGCGGCAAGAACGTCTCGCCCGCCGTCCTGGAGGACCGGCTGCGCGGCCGGGCCCTCGTCGGCCAGTGCCTCGTCGTCGGCGACAACCGCTCCTACGTCGGCGCGCTCATCACCCTCGACCCGGAGGCCGTGGCGCACTGGCTGGCCGTCCGCAAGCACCCCGCGGGCACGCCGTTGGCCGAGCTGCGCCGCGACCCGAAGCTCCTCGCGGACCTCCAGAAGGCCGTGGACCACGCCAACGAAGCGGTGTCGCGCGCCGAGTCCATTCGCCGCTTCGCGGTCGTGGAGGGGGAGTTCAGCGAGGAGAACGGGCTGCTCACCCCGTCCCTGAAGATCAAGCGACGGGCCGTGGAGCAGGCGTACGCGCAGGAGATCGAGGCGCTCTACCGGAGCTGA
- a CDS encoding MarR family transcriptional regulator: protein MEGKRHPSASAQDVVAAVDDLVATSVIGQQEFARNLGLSVTDLICFAYVLQAGDDAVTAGELATRAHVTTGAVTGILNRLERGGFVTRRPDPADRRRVRVVAVPAASARVREIYEPYYARLMALFDDFTPDEIAVIAAWSARASAVARTYLEESCEEPDAP from the coding sequence ATGGAGGGCAAGCGCCACCCCAGCGCGTCCGCGCAGGACGTGGTCGCCGCGGTGGACGACCTCGTCGCGACGAGCGTCATCGGGCAGCAGGAGTTCGCACGGAACCTCGGCCTGTCCGTCACGGACCTGATCTGCTTCGCGTACGTCCTCCAGGCCGGGGACGACGCGGTCACCGCGGGCGAGCTGGCCACCCGCGCGCACGTCACGACGGGCGCGGTGACGGGCATCCTCAACCGCCTGGAGCGCGGCGGGTTCGTGACCCGGCGCCCCGACCCCGCCGACCGGCGCCGGGTGCGCGTCGTCGCCGTACCGGCCGCGTCCGCGCGCGTGCGGGAGATCTACGAGCCGTACTACGCGCGCCTGATGGCGCTGTTCGACGACTTCACGCCGGACGAGATCGCCGTGATCGCCGCCTGGTCCGCGCGCGCGAGCGCCGTCGCGCGCACCTACCTGGAGGAGTCGTGCGAGGAGCCGGACGCGCCCTGA